Genomic window (Mya arenaria isolate MELC-2E11 chromosome 16, ASM2691426v1):
AGCGGATAATTGGTTATTTGttcaagtgtgtgtgtgtgtgtgtgtgtgtgtgtgtgtgtgcgcgcttGTGTGCGTTcgcgcgtgcgtgcgcgcgcgcgcgcgcgtgcgtgcgtgcgtgtgtgtgtgtgtgtgtgtgtgcgtgtgtgcatgtGTGGGCAATATTATTACGATTTGCGTTGTTTATTATAGCGGAAAAACGCTTTCTGTTGACTGTTCCAATGTGGTAACCCAATTTAAGCTTTTGCATTAACTTGCAGAATTATGTGTAGTACATTTATGCTAatactaatatatttataattgatatacCAATAGTGGAAGGGTTTTGAAAAGCAAGCAACACTGGATAaacagcatttttaaaataaaaatttaaattatcaaagTACGACTAAGTGTCttggaatttgaaaaaaaaatatgccctgtttatatttgttaatacaCAATGAATACCctgttgttttaaaacaattattattattattatcattattattattatattactatgattatttattttattatcatgattattatgattattatgattattattattattattattattattattattattatttatctattatatttttttacttttattattattattattaatattttaataatcattattatttatctattttttttactattatttttattattatattttttagtatttttattatcaatattattattattgtttttatcattattgttattgttattattattattattattattattattattattattattattatctttcattttattattattattattattattattattattattattattattattatttcaataataaatattattcatctattttattgttttactattattattattattattattattattattattattattatttcattactagtattataattattcttataattcttattattcttattatatctattattgttattcttcttcttcgtattattattattattattattattatttttataattattattattattattattattattattattattattacaaccTACTATGACTACTACCAATACTAGTGTTAATACTTCTTCAAGAAACATgtcataattataacaaaacatcatttcaCAGAATGAGCGGGAAGGACTTTTCTCTCATCTGGAGGAATTATACCTGGAAAATATTCGCATGTCAGAGGAACAGTTCAGACGACTATCGCAGTCTTTCATTAAAGCGGGAGGTACGTACTTGTGTTTGGGGGGCTGTTCCATAGAACCGGAAGATGATGTACCGCAGCCTCAGAATGAATGCGAGCAGCAGGTAGTATCATCTGAGTGTACAACATGCATATCTCTTTGCAATGTTACCATCACAGTAGAGGGGTTTATTCGGCTTATTGACTACATGACCAGATGCGGTCAATCCGTGGACTGTGACTTGACAAGGCTAACCCTGGAATCAAACCCTGCTGCTGAACAACCAGTCTTACCGATGTTGGGTCCACAGCCTATCTCAGCTGATTATACCACAAAGTTGGAACTATATGGTATTGAGATGTCAACAGAACTAATTTGTCAAATCGTCGGTAGGATGAATCAACTCAACCATTCAGTAACATTAGGATTGAATGTTTGTACCGAAATATCAGACGAGTACAATCCGCTGAGGAATCAGATGGTGCCTCCTCCAAACACGTCACTAAACTATACCAAACGTATTGAGATCGAAGACACGGACATATCGGAAACATTGTGTTTGTATGTTGCTTCCAGTGCAATTTATTATGGATACACGTGTGAGATATCAGAATGTGGTATACTGCCCAGTGAAGTGCCGCATGCAGACAATCTTCACTTTCCCCAGATGGCTGCCATCCACTCACCTGCTCAAACAGCAAAACTCAGATTTCATAAGGCATCAATACTACAACACGTAGTTGAGCGTCTCGCCTGCCAAGCGAAAATTTCTCGACATTTGgttgagtgtgtgttagacAAGTGTGATGTAGGGCCTCCTCCGGAAGTCTGGTCATTGAAGGAAAGGATGGAGGAAGACCCTGCCATTCAGATCGAGGAATTCAAGTTCGAACCAAACAACGATGAGTTTCAATCTTGGCGACAAGAACGTTATAAGCCTGGCCAAATATGGAACATTCGTTTTAAAACAACCGCAAACAAGTAAGTGAGTTAACGTTATATAGAGTGTGGATGTGTATTAAAATTGCCATTCTAGCCTTTAttaaaagctgctctctcacagattgatcgtttttacaacgtttttattgtttgtcttggaacgagtcattttttgcgaaaatctatagaaaccagtg
Coding sequences:
- the LOC128222547 gene encoding uncharacterized protein LOC128222547, yielding MSEEQFRRLSQSFIKAGGTYLCLGGCSIEPEDDVPQPQNECEQQVVSSECTTCISLCNVTITVEGFIRLIDYMTRCGQSVDCDLTRLTLESNPAAEQPVLPMLGPQPISADYTTKLELYGIEMSTELICQIVGRMNQLNHSVTLGLNVCTEISDEYNPLRNQMVPPPNTSLNYTKRIEIEDTDISETLCLYVASSAIYYGYTCEISECGILPSEVPHADNLHFPQMAAIHSPAQTAKLRFHKASILQHVVERLACQAKISRHLVECVLDKCDVGPPPEVWSLKERMEEDPAIQIEEFKFEPNNDEFQSWRQERYKPGQIWNIRFKTTANKSALAESTAEKPEVTE